A window of the Lactuca sativa cultivar Salinas chromosome 7, Lsat_Salinas_v11, whole genome shotgun sequence genome harbors these coding sequences:
- the LOC111879810 gene encoding uncharacterized protein LOC111879810, whose protein sequence is MASGTAAGDGFFRGGGFEGCIRGDMEITRRPYHRNCNCALHKMRGKCSHVFPATNVAYPIRRAWSEGSLALMVSTNNNSSPCSSPVAGPMADISHGGRSLFDSCDEDHQL, encoded by the coding sequence ATGGCCTCCGGGACAGCTGCCGGAGATGGGTTTTTCCGTGGTGGTGGATTTGAAGGATGTATCAGAGGTGATATGGAGATCACAAGAAGACCCTATCATCGGAACTGTAACTGTGCACTCCACAAGATGCGTGGAAAGTGCTCTCATGTCTTCCCGGCGACCAATGTTGCGTATCCTATTAGACGAGCTTGGAGTGAAGGATCGTTGGCATTAATGGTTTCTACGAATAATAATTCATCACCTTGTTCATCTCCAGTTGCAGGACCCATGGCCGATATCTCCCATGGTGGGAGGTCGCTTTTTGATTCGTGTGATGAAGATCATcaactctga